The Corvus cornix cornix isolate S_Up_H32 chromosome 26, ASM73873v5, whole genome shotgun sequence genome includes a region encoding these proteins:
- the LOC120411263 gene encoding uncharacterized protein LOC120411263 isoform X1 has translation MGIGKEGDPGQGCLSQIPGDPSLPPALFGVELGAGNAPWGLREGVGNSPWNSQGMGGAWHSRESSAGRWNSLVGNSSCRGRGPGTQGCFSGNLLLSLCNKNGFGSFGWRENPGFILCSSPVFLPCAMCRHSRRAWDGSGLCCHSQSGFPGSNPCVGIPSMAFLWIQPLLAFPGWILWIQPLFCHSRVDFHGSIPLWHSQGGFYGSIIPLWHSWGGFSWIHPPLAFPEWFLWIHPPLAFLGWIFMDPSPSGIPRVVFMDPSPSGIPGVYFMDPLSPSGIPGVDFHGSIPLWHSQSGFYGSIPLWHSWGVFHGSIIPLWHSQGGFYGSIPLWHSQLSHPHPAAGPSPPPLFQSPIPLSLPRAPLGHMNSVNPVCHRAWEGKNLWKTGRAQLGGLGRAGGRLCK, from the exons atgGGGATAGGGAAGGAGGGGGATCCTGGGCAAGGTTGTCTTTCCCAAATTCCTGGAGATCCCAGTTTGCCTCCTGCATTGTTTGGGGTGGAGTTGGGAGCAGGAAACGCCCCTTGGGGACTCCGGGAGGGAGTTGGGAATTCTCCCTGGAATTCCCAGGGGATGGGCGGGGCCTGGCATTCCCGGGAAAGCAGCGCAGGAAGGTGGAATTCCTTGGTTGGAAATTCCAGCTGCCGTGGCCGAGGGCCGGGGACGCAGGGCTGCTTTAGTGGGAATCTTCTCCTTTCGTTGTGCAATAAAAATGGATTCGGGAGCTTTGGATGGAGAGAAAATCCCGgctttattttgtgttcctCCCCTGTGTTCCTCCCGTGTGCGATGTGCCGGCATTCCCGGCGGGCTTGGGATGGATCCGGCCTCTGCTGCCATTCCCAGAGTGGTTTTCCTGGATCCAATCCCTGTGTTGGCATTCCCAGCATGGCTTTTTTATGGATTCAGCCTCTCCTGGCATTCCCAGGGTGGATTTTATGGATCCAACCCCTGTTCTGCCATTCCAGGGTGGATTTTCATGGATCCATCCCCCTCTGGCATTCCCAGGGTGGTTTTTATGGATCCATTATCCCCCTCTGGCATTCCTGGGGTGGATTTTCATGGATCCATCCCCCTCTGGCATTCCCAGAGTGGTTTTTATGGATCCATCCCCCTCTGGCATTCCTGGGGTGGATTTTCATGGATCCATCCCCCTCTGGCATTCCCAGAGTGGTTTTTATGGATCCATCCCCCTCTGGCATTCCTGGGGTGTATTTCATGGATCCATTATCCCCCTCTGGCATTCCTGGGGTGGATTTTCATGGATCCATCCCCCTCTGGCATTCCCAGAGTGGTTTTTATGGATCCATCCCCCTCTGGCATTCCTGGGGTGTATTTCATGGATCCATTATCCCCCTCTGGCATTCCCAGGGTG GATTTTATGGATCCATCCCCCTctggcattcccagctctcccatccCCACCCAGCTGCTGGGCCAAGCCCTCCCCCACTTTTCCAAAGCCCAATCCCACTTTCCCTGCCCCGGGCACCCCTCGGGCACATGAACAGCGTTAACCCCGTGTGCCACCGGGCCTGGGAGGGGAAAAACCTCTGGAAAACCGGGAGAGCCCAGCTTGGAGGCCTTGGAAGGGCGGGAGGGCGtttgtgtaaataa
- the LOC120411263 gene encoding uncharacterized protein LOC120411263 isoform X3, giving the protein MDSGALDGEKIPALFCVPPLCSSRVRCAGIPGGLGMDPASAAIPRVVFLDPIPVLAFPAWLFYGFSLSWHSQGGFYGSNPCSAIPGWIFMDPSPSGIPRVVFMDPLSPSGIPGVYFMDPLSPSGIPGVDFHGSIPLWHSQSGFYGSIPLWHSWGVFHGSIIPLWHSQGGFYGSIPLWHSWGVFHGSIPLWHSQGGFYGSIPLWHSWGVFHGSIIPLWHSQGGFYGSIPLWHSQLSHPHPAAGPSPPPLFQSPIPLSLPRAPLGHMNSVNPVCHRAWEGKNLWKTGRAQLGGLGRAGGRLCK; this is encoded by the exons ATGGATTCGGGAGCTTTGGATGGAGAGAAAATCCCGgctttattttgtgttcctCCCCTGTGTTCCTCCCGTGTGCGATGTGCCGGCATTCCCGGCGGGCTTGGGATGGATCCGGCCTCTGCTGCCATTCCCAGAGTGGTTTTCCTGGATCCAATCCCTGTGTTGGCATTCCCAGCATGGCTTTTTTATGGATTCAGCCTCTCCTGGCATTCCCAGGGTGGATTTTATGGATCCAACCCCTGTTCTGCCATTCCAGGGTGGATTTTCATGGATCCATCCCCCTCTGGCATTCCCAGGGTGGTTTTTATGGATCCATTATCCCCCTCTGGCATTCCTGGG GTGTATTTCATGGATCCATTATCCCCCTCTGGCATTCCTGGGGTGGATTTTCATGGATCCATCCCCCTCTGGCATTCCCAGAGTGGTTTTTATGGATCCATCCCCCTCTGGCATTCCTGGGGTGTATTTCATGGATCCATTATCCCCCTCTGGCATTCCCAGGGTGGTTTTTATGGATCCATCCCCCTCTGGCATTCCTGGGGTGTATTTCATGGATCCATCCCCCTCTGGCATTCCCAGGGTGGTTTTTATGGATCCATCCCCCTCTGGCATTCCTGGGGTGTATTTCATGGATCCATTATCCCCCTCTGGCATTCCCAGGGTGGATTTTATGGATCCATCCCCCTctggcattcccagctctcccatccCCACCCAGCTGCTGGGCCAAGCCCTCCCCCACTTTTCCAAAGCCCAATCCCACTTTCCCTGCCCCGGGCACCCCTCGGGCACATGAACAGCGTTAACCCCGTGTGCCACCGGGCCTGGGAGGGGAAAAACCTCTGGAAAACCGGGAGAGCCCAGCTTGGAGGCCTTGGAAGGGCGGGAGGGCGtttgtgtaaataa
- the LOC120411263 gene encoding uncharacterized protein LOC120411263 isoform X2 has protein sequence MGIGKEGDPGQGCLSQIPGDPSLPPALFGVELGAGNAPWGLREGVGNSPWNSQGMGGAWHSRESSAGRWNSLVGNSSCRGRGPGTQGCFSGNLLLSLCNKNGFGSFGWRENPGFILCSSPVFLPCAMCRHSRRAWDGSGLCCHSQSGFPGSNPCVGIPSMAFLWIQPLLAFPGWILWIQPLFCHSRVDFHGSIPLWHSQGGFYGSIIPLWHSWGVFHGSIIPLWHSWGGFSWIHPPLAFPEWFLWIHPPLAFLGCISWIHYPPLAFPGWILWIHPPLAFPALPSPPSCWAKPSPTFPKPNPTFPAPGTPRAHEQR, from the exons atgGGGATAGGGAAGGAGGGGGATCCTGGGCAAGGTTGTCTTTCCCAAATTCCTGGAGATCCCAGTTTGCCTCCTGCATTGTTTGGGGTGGAGTTGGGAGCAGGAAACGCCCCTTGGGGACTCCGGGAGGGAGTTGGGAATTCTCCCTGGAATTCCCAGGGGATGGGCGGGGCCTGGCATTCCCGGGAAAGCAGCGCAGGAAGGTGGAATTCCTTGGTTGGAAATTCCAGCTGCCGTGGCCGAGGGCCGGGGACGCAGGGCTGCTTTAGTGGGAATCTTCTCCTTTCGTTGTGCAATAAAAATGGATTCGGGAGCTTTGGATGGAGAGAAAATCCCGgctttattttgtgttcctCCCCTGTGTTCCTCCCGTGTGCGATGTGCCGGCATTCCCGGCGGGCTTGGGATGGATCCGGCCTCTGCTGCCATTCCCAGAGTGGTTTTCCTGGATCCAATCCCTGTGTTGGCATTCCCAGCATGGCTTTTTTATGGATTCAGCCTCTCCTGGCATTCCCAGGGTGGATTTTATGGATCCAACCCCTGTTCTGCCATTCCAGGGTGGATTTTCATGGATCCATCCCCCTCTGGCATTCCCAGGGTGGTTTTTATGGATCCATTATCCCCCTCTGGCATTCCTGGG GTGTATTTCATGGATCCATTATCCCCCTCTGGCATTCCTGGGGTGGATTTTCATGGATCCATCCCCCTCTGGCATTCCCAGAGTGGTTTTTATGGATCCATCCCCCTCTGGCATTCCTGGGGTGTATTTCATGGATCCATTATCCCCCTCTGGCATTCCCAGGGTG GATTTTATGGATCCATCCCCCTctggcattcccagctctcccatccCCACCCAGCTGCTGGGCCAAGCCCTCCCCCACTTTTCCAAAGCCCAATCCCACTTTCCCTGCCCCGGGCACCCCTCGGGCACATGAACAGCGTTAA